One stretch of Xanthomonas sp. DAR 35659 DNA includes these proteins:
- a CDS encoding valine--tRNA ligase, which translates to MTTLAPSYDPSSFESRLYAQWEAAGHFKPSGQGEPYTVLLPPPNVTGTLHMGHAFQQTLMDALVRYHRMRGFDTLWQVGSDHAGIATEMVVSRNLALEGNGETRDSLGREGFIAKVWEWKQHSGDTIERQMRRLGTSADWSRSTFTMDPQPSAAVVEAFVRWHEQGLIYRGQRLVNWDPVLKTAISDLEVENVEEDGFLWSIAYKLEDGASYTHVEHDADGNETLRETRDYLVVATTRPETLLGDTAVMVHPEDARYAHLIGKTVTLPLTGRRVPVIGDDYVDRMFGTGVVKVTPAHDFNDYQVGVRHGLPMINILTKEAKIVSNSAADWHINQTTSNPSENRNRVFSVVDMASDIGIPEKYWGLDRYDARKAVLADLEDLGILVETKPHKLQVPRGDRTGQVIEPYLTDQWFVKMDALAKRGLELVESGQIQFVPPNWINTYRHWMENIQDWCISRQLWWGHRIPAWFDDAGNCYVGRDEADARAKGGLGADVALHQDSDVLETWFSSQLWPFATMGWPDPQAMAARGFDRYLPSSVLVTGFDIIFFWVARMIMATDSFTGQVPFRDVYITGLIRDKDGQKMSKSKGNVLDPLDIIDGIRIEDLVAKRTTGLMQPRMAEKIEKATRKEFPEGIIAHGADALRFTIAALAGHGRDIKFDLGRAEGYKNFCNKLWNASRFVLMNTQGRESGTGNRESAQQAPVTDAEKWILVRLDKVAAEAQAHYAAYRFDLLAQCLYEFAWNEFCDWFLELTKPALNGDDAVAADSTRHTLLQVLETLLRLLHPLTPFVTEELWQQVAPRLGIAASTISLQPYPQPGALNVADYASAEADIEWLKAMVSALRRVRSELQVAPSRQVPLLLQGGQAQDRARVERFAPQLRFLLKLEAIQWLEDGAAAPAAATAIVGELRLLVPLEGLVDLDAERLRLDKEIARVAAEKDKSAAKLEKFTDKVPAAVVEQERQRLADWSAQLDGLRAQRAKL; encoded by the coding sequence ATGACCACCCTCGCCCCCAGCTACGACCCCTCCTCCTTCGAATCGCGCCTGTACGCCCAGTGGGAAGCGGCCGGCCACTTCAAGCCGTCCGGGCAGGGCGAGCCGTACACCGTGCTGCTGCCGCCGCCGAACGTGACCGGCACGCTGCACATGGGCCACGCCTTCCAGCAGACGCTGATGGACGCGCTGGTGCGCTACCACCGCATGCGCGGCTTCGACACGCTGTGGCAGGTCGGCAGCGACCATGCCGGCATCGCCACCGAGATGGTGGTGTCGCGCAACCTGGCGCTGGAAGGCAACGGCGAGACCCGCGATTCGCTGGGGCGCGAGGGCTTCATCGCGAAGGTGTGGGAGTGGAAGCAGCATTCCGGCGACACCATCGAGCGGCAGATGCGCCGCCTCGGCACCTCGGCCGACTGGTCGCGCAGCACCTTCACCATGGACCCGCAGCCGTCGGCGGCGGTGGTCGAAGCGTTCGTGCGCTGGCACGAGCAGGGCCTGATCTACCGCGGCCAACGCCTGGTCAACTGGGACCCGGTGCTGAAGACCGCGATCTCCGACCTGGAAGTGGAGAACGTCGAGGAAGACGGTTTCCTGTGGTCGATCGCCTACAAACTGGAAGACGGCGCCAGCTACACGCATGTCGAACACGATGCCGACGGCAACGAGACCCTGCGCGAGACCCGCGACTACCTGGTGGTCGCCACCACCCGCCCGGAGACCCTGCTCGGCGATACCGCGGTGATGGTGCACCCGGAGGACGCGCGCTACGCGCACCTGATCGGCAAGACGGTGACACTGCCGCTGACTGGCCGCCGCGTGCCGGTGATCGGCGACGACTACGTCGACCGCATGTTCGGCACCGGCGTGGTCAAGGTGACCCCGGCGCACGACTTCAACGACTACCAGGTCGGCGTGCGGCATGGGTTGCCGATGATCAACATCCTGACCAAGGAAGCCAAGATCGTCAGCAACTCCGCGGCCGATTGGCACATAAATCAAACAACATCCAATCCGAGCGAAAACAGGAATCGGGTGTTCAGTGTTGTTGACATGGCCTCCGACATTGGCATTCCGGAAAAGTATTGGGGCCTGGACCGCTACGACGCGCGCAAGGCGGTGCTGGCCGACCTCGAAGACCTCGGCATCCTGGTCGAGACCAAGCCGCACAAGCTGCAGGTGCCGCGCGGCGACCGCACCGGCCAGGTGATCGAGCCCTACCTCACCGACCAATGGTTCGTGAAGATGGACGCGCTGGCCAAGCGCGGCCTGGAACTGGTCGAATCGGGCCAGATCCAGTTCGTGCCGCCGAACTGGATCAACACCTACCGCCACTGGATGGAGAACATCCAGGACTGGTGCATCAGCCGCCAGCTGTGGTGGGGCCATCGCATTCCGGCCTGGTTCGACGACGCGGGCAACTGCTACGTCGGCCGCGACGAGGCCGACGCGCGCGCGAAGGGCGGCTTGGGCGCCGACGTCGCCCTGCACCAGGACAGCGACGTGCTGGAGACCTGGTTCTCCTCGCAGCTGTGGCCGTTCGCGACGATGGGCTGGCCGGATCCGCAGGCGATGGCCGCGCGCGGCTTCGACCGCTACCTGCCGTCGAGCGTGCTGGTCACCGGCTTCGACATCATCTTCTTCTGGGTGGCGCGGATGATCATGGCCACCGACAGCTTCACCGGCCAGGTGCCGTTCCGCGATGTGTACATCACCGGCCTGATCCGCGACAAGGACGGGCAGAAGATGTCCAAGTCCAAGGGCAACGTGCTCGATCCGCTGGACATCATCGACGGCATCCGCATCGAGGACCTGGTCGCCAAGCGCACCACCGGGCTGATGCAGCCGCGCATGGCCGAGAAGATCGAGAAGGCCACGCGCAAGGAATTCCCCGAGGGCATCATCGCCCACGGCGCCGACGCGCTGCGCTTCACCATCGCCGCGCTGGCCGGCCACGGCCGCGACATCAAGTTCGACCTGGGCCGCGCCGAGGGCTACAAGAACTTCTGCAACAAACTGTGGAATGCCAGCCGCTTCGTGCTGATGAATACGCAGGGCCGGGAATCGGGAACCGGGAATCGGGAATCGGCACAGCAGGCACCCGTCACCGATGCCGAGAAGTGGATCCTGGTGCGCCTGGACAAGGTCGCCGCCGAAGCGCAGGCGCACTACGCCGCCTATCGCTTCGATCTGCTGGCGCAGTGCCTGTACGAGTTCGCCTGGAACGAGTTCTGCGACTGGTTCCTGGAACTGACCAAGCCGGCCTTGAACGGCGACGACGCCGTCGCCGCCGACAGCACCCGCCACACCCTGTTGCAGGTGCTGGAAACCCTGCTGCGCCTGCTGCACCCGCTGACCCCGTTCGTCACCGAGGAACTGTGGCAGCAGGTGGCGCCGCGCCTGGGCATCGCCGCATCGACCATCTCGCTGCAGCCCTATCCGCAGCCCGGCGCGCTGAACGTGGCCGACTACGCCAGTGCCGAAGCCGATATCGAATGGCTCAAGGCGATGGTCTCGGCGCTGCGTCGCGTGCGCAGCGAACTGCAGGTGGCGCCGTCGCGGCAGGTGCCGCTGCTGCTGCAGGGCGGCCAGGCGCAGGACCGCGCGCGGGTCGAGCGCTTCGCCCCGCAACTGCGCTTCCTGCTCAAGCTGGAGGCCATCCAGTGGCTGGAGGATGGCGCAGCGGCGCCGGCCGCGGCCACCGCGATCGTCGGCGAACTGCGGCTGTTGGTGCCGCTGGAAGGCCTGGTCGACCTGGATGCCGAGCGCCTGCGCCTGGACAAGGAGATCGCCCGCGTCGCCGCCGAGAAGGACAAGAGCGCGGCCAAGCTGGAGAAGTTCACCGACAAGGTGCCGGCGGCGGTGGTCGAACAGGAGCGACAGCGCCTGGCCGACTGGAGCGCGCAGCTGGACGGCCTGCGCGCACAGCGCGCCAAGCTGTAG
- a CDS encoding RDD family protein yields the protein MPATPADASARPRALLPWRLLSLFYDAWPVLALWFVISALFTLGYTLDGHAPRENIAPFSALQWLLWLCCWVVSGLYATLSWRRGGQTLGMRPWRLRLQAADGGTPRWGALWLRYVIGTLSLLLGGLGFWWALFDRERLTWHDRASATRLVRLPKRKP from the coding sequence ATGCCCGCCACGCCTGCCGACGCCTCTGCCCGCCCCCGTGCCCTGCTGCCGTGGCGGCTGCTGTCCCTGTTCTACGACGCCTGGCCGGTGCTGGCCCTGTGGTTCGTGATCTCGGCGCTGTTCACCCTCGGCTACACCCTGGACGGCCACGCGCCGCGCGAGAACATCGCGCCGTTCAGCGCGCTGCAGTGGTTGCTGTGGCTGTGCTGCTGGGTGGTGTCCGGGTTGTACGCGACGCTGAGCTGGCGCCGCGGCGGCCAGACCCTGGGCATGCGCCCATGGCGACTGCGTCTGCAGGCCGCCGACGGCGGCACGCCGCGCTGGGGCGCGCTGTGGCTGCGCTATGTGATCGGCACCCTATCGCTGCTGCTGGGCGGGCTGGGCTTCTGGTGGGCGCTGTTCGATCGCGAGCGGCTGACCTGGCACGACCGTGCCAGCGCCACGCGGCTGGTACGGCTTCCGAAGCGAAAGCCCTGA
- the lptG gene encoding LPS export ABC transporter permease LptG produces MRLRPHLHDVYVGRAVLGTVLLTWAVLLGLDVIMALSNEFKDIGKGSYSLGHAVAFVAYTVPRRAYTLFPTGAVIGVLMGLGQLAAASELTALRALGLSRRRLSVAAAATMAVLTAAMVFSGETLAPWAQNQADAIKANAKYNGNMSMARYSGLWAREGDTFLNAQSGEEHLEAGGGAWLELRDVRLYTLDQAGRLASLTHAITAEHRSSGWTLRQVYRDTFAERSVQREKFDSLPWQSRLDAAALASGLAKPRNLSAHDLHTSIEYRRRNGLDARDYEDQYWSRWFYPINVLALCFAAIPFAFGALRSGGMGKRLFLGILFALVFWLLQLFFGRMAGALKFDYRIAYALPPLVMLTVSWLLFRKRSN; encoded by the coding sequence ATGAGGCTGCGTCCGCACCTGCACGACGTCTACGTCGGCCGCGCCGTGCTCGGCACCGTCCTGCTGACCTGGGCGGTGCTGCTCGGCCTCGACGTGATCATGGCCTTGTCCAACGAATTCAAGGACATCGGCAAGGGCAGCTACAGCCTCGGCCACGCCGTGGCGTTCGTCGCCTACACCGTGCCGCGGCGCGCCTATACCCTGTTCCCGACCGGTGCGGTGATCGGCGTGCTGATGGGCCTGGGGCAACTGGCGGCGGCCTCGGAATTGACCGCGCTGCGCGCGCTGGGCCTGTCGCGGCGGCGGCTGAGCGTGGCCGCCGCGGCGACGATGGCGGTGCTGACCGCGGCGATGGTGTTCAGCGGCGAGACCCTGGCGCCGTGGGCGCAGAACCAGGCCGACGCGATCAAGGCCAACGCCAAGTACAACGGCAACATGAGCATGGCCCGCTACTCCGGGCTGTGGGCGCGGGAGGGCGACACCTTCCTCAACGCGCAGAGCGGCGAAGAGCACCTGGAAGCCGGCGGCGGCGCCTGGCTGGAGCTGCGCGACGTGCGCCTGTACACGCTGGACCAGGCCGGGCGCCTGGCCTCGCTGACCCACGCCATCACCGCCGAGCACCGCAGCAGCGGCTGGACCCTGAGGCAGGTCTACCGCGATACCTTCGCCGAGCGCTCGGTGCAGCGCGAGAAATTCGACAGCCTGCCGTGGCAGTCGCGGCTGGACGCGGCGGCGCTGGCCTCCGGCCTGGCCAAGCCGCGCAACCTGTCCGCGCACGACCTGCACACCAGCATCGAGTACCGGCGCCGCAACGGCCTGGACGCGCGCGACTACGAGGACCAGTACTGGAGCCGCTGGTTCTACCCGATCAACGTGCTGGCGCTGTGCTTCGCCGCGATCCCGTTCGCGTTCGGCGCGCTGCGCAGCGGCGGCATGGGCAAGCGCCTGTTCCTGGGCATCCTGTTCGCGCTGGTGTTCTGGCTGCTGCAACTGTTCTTCGGCCGCATGGCCGGCGCGCTCAAGTTCGATTACCGCATCGCCTACGCCTTGCCGCCGCTGGTGATGCTGACGGTGTCGTGGCTGCTGTTCCGCAAACGGAGTAATTGA
- the lptF gene encoding LPS export ABC transporter permease LptF: protein MPKLDRYLLRDFIQSFLATLIVLLVVSVGGVLVDVLGNIADGRIPAKLLFSQLGLQFVVYLPLILPLALMLGLLLALARLYRDSEMAVITAIGVGPRRLLRPILLLVIPVVTLVGLCSLWLGPWADRTSDRLIDEANRSLLMAGLEAGRFTTLSDGGIVYISTLSGDGTKLGKVFMQRQKDGRLDVVTAQRGAMFFEGSADRYLRLEDGYRIEGPLAGEDMDYRLMRYASNDVALPDRDESRKDDDPELLPTAQLVGDPRPQANAQLHARIAPPLLALAFALLTLPLSRSSPRQQRYGRIMLAFLAYLVGTNLMFLGTQWLSTDKLPRMLGLWWLTLPLLALAVWSYLRDGRLSRPRRQAA from the coding sequence ATGCCGAAGCTCGATCGATACCTGCTGCGCGATTTCATCCAGAGCTTCTTGGCGACCCTCATCGTGTTGCTGGTGGTCAGCGTGGGCGGCGTGCTGGTCGATGTGCTGGGCAACATCGCCGATGGCCGCATCCCGGCCAAGTTGCTGTTCTCCCAACTGGGCCTGCAGTTCGTGGTGTACCTGCCGCTGATCCTGCCGCTGGCGCTGATGCTGGGCCTGCTGCTGGCCCTGGCGCGGCTGTACCGCGACTCGGAGATGGCGGTGATCACCGCCATCGGCGTCGGCCCGCGGCGCCTGCTGCGGCCGATCCTGCTGCTGGTGATCCCGGTGGTGACCCTGGTCGGGCTGTGCTCGCTGTGGCTGGGCCCCTGGGCCGACCGCACCTCCGACCGGCTGATCGACGAGGCCAACCGCAGCCTGCTGATGGCGGGGCTGGAGGCGGGGCGCTTCACCACCCTGTCCGATGGCGGCATCGTCTACATCAGCACCCTGTCCGGCGACGGCACCAAGCTCGGCAAGGTGTTCATGCAGCGGCAGAAGGACGGGCGCCTGGACGTGGTCACCGCGCAGCGCGGCGCGATGTTCTTCGAGGGCAGCGCCGACCGCTACCTGCGCCTGGAGGACGGCTACCGCATCGAGGGGCCGCTGGCCGGGGAGGACATGGATTACCGGCTGATGCGCTACGCCAGCAACGACGTGGCCCTGCCGGACCGCGACGAGTCGCGCAAGGACGACGATCCGGAACTGCTGCCCACCGCGCAGCTGGTCGGCGATCCGCGCCCGCAGGCCAACGCGCAGCTGCACGCGCGCATCGCCCCGCCGCTGCTGGCGCTGGCCTTCGCCCTGCTGACCCTGCCGCTGTCGCGCAGTTCGCCGCGGCAGCAGCGCTACGGACGGATCATGCTGGCGTTCCTGGCCTACCTGGTCGGCACCAACCTGATGTTCCTCGGCACCCAGTGGCTGAGCACCGACAAGCTGCCGCGGATGCTGGGCCTGTGGTGGCTGACCCTGCCGCTGCTGGCGCTGGCGGTGTGGAGCTACCTGCGCGACGGCCGCCTGTCGCGGCCGCGGAGGCAGGCGGCATGA
- the xerD gene encoding site-specific tyrosine recombinase XerD, whose translation MPELRTPAERRQQAQQLAPLRDADAAAIQQFLDVAWAEQGLARQSLDSYRRDLEGFARWRDGAGGGLAGADRQALFDYLAWRARMGYSQRSNARWLSSLRAFFALRLRRGERSEDPTALLDPPKLPRSLPKALAESQIDALLAAPDTADPAGLRDRAMLELMYAAGLRVSELVELPANAVNLRQGVLRVTGKGSKERLVPLGEEAQHWLQRYLDSARPALAAGQAVPASDGRVPMFIDAARRPLSRQQFWSLVKRYAALAGIDPAAVSPHGLRHSFATHLLNRGADLRALQMLLGHSSLSTTQIYTLVAREHLQKLHSKHHPRG comes from the coding sequence ATGCCAGAACTCCGCACCCCCGCCGAACGCCGCCAGCAGGCCCAGCAGCTCGCCCCGCTGCGCGACGCCGATGCGGCCGCGATCCAGCAGTTCCTGGACGTGGCCTGGGCCGAGCAAGGTCTGGCGCGGCAGAGCCTGGACAGCTATCGGCGCGACCTGGAGGGCTTCGCGCGCTGGCGCGACGGCGCCGGCGGTGGGCTGGCCGGGGCCGATCGCCAGGCCCTGTTCGACTATCTGGCCTGGCGCGCGCGCATGGGCTATTCGCAGCGCAGCAACGCCCGCTGGCTGTCGTCGCTGCGCGCGTTCTTCGCCCTGCGCCTGCGCCGCGGCGAGCGCAGCGAGGATCCGACCGCGCTGCTGGACCCGCCCAAGCTGCCGCGCTCGTTGCCCAAGGCATTGGCCGAAAGCCAGATCGACGCGCTGCTGGCGGCGCCGGACACGGCCGATCCGGCCGGGCTGCGCGACCGCGCCATGCTGGAGCTGATGTACGCGGCCGGGTTGCGCGTCAGCGAACTGGTCGAACTGCCGGCCAACGCGGTGAACCTGCGCCAGGGCGTGTTGCGGGTGACCGGCAAGGGCAGCAAGGAACGCCTGGTGCCGCTGGGCGAGGAGGCGCAGCACTGGCTGCAGCGCTACCTGGACAGCGCGCGGCCGGCGCTGGCGGCCGGGCAGGCGGTCCCGGCCAGCGACGGCCGCGTGCCGATGTTCATCGACGCGGCGCGACGCCCACTGAGCCGGCAGCAGTTCTGGAGCCTGGTCAAGCGCTACGCGGCGCTGGCCGGCATCGATCCGGCCGCGGTCAGCCCGCACGGCCTGCGCCACAGCTTCGCCACCCACCTCCTCAACCGCGGCGCCGACCTGCGCGCGCTGCAGATGCTGCTCGGCCACAGTTCGCTATCCACCACCCAGATCTACACCCTGGTCGCGCGCGAACACCTGCAGAAGCTGCACAGCAAGCATCATCCCCGCGGCTGA
- a CDS encoding DNA polymerase III subunit chi: MMRADFYLIAKPRFLTEPLRLVCELARKANDANLWTLVLARDMAQAEELDELLWAFDDDAYITHQIAGADVDEEEAQVLIAPPGVEAPSRPLVINLRDDAYRGACDRVLEVVPADPAAREPLRERWKQYKALGFEVSKYDM, translated from the coding sequence CTGATGCGCGCCGACTTCTACCTGATCGCCAAGCCGCGGTTCCTCACCGAACCGCTGCGGCTGGTCTGCGAGCTGGCGCGCAAGGCCAACGACGCCAACCTGTGGACGCTGGTGCTGGCGCGCGACATGGCCCAGGCCGAGGAACTGGACGAGCTGCTGTGGGCGTTCGACGACGATGCCTACATCACGCACCAGATCGCCGGCGCCGACGTCGACGAGGAGGAGGCGCAGGTGCTGATCGCCCCGCCCGGGGTGGAGGCGCCATCGCGTCCGCTGGTGATCAACCTGCGCGACGACGCCTACCGCGGCGCCTGCGACCGCGTCCTGGAAGTGGTGCCGGCCGACCCGGCCGCGCGCGAACCGCTGCGCGAACGCTGGAAGCAGTACAAGGCGCTGGGCTTCGAGGTCAGCAAGTACGACATGTGA
- a CDS encoding methyltransferase family protein, translating into MRWCVPPPLLVLVGAAAAWAAARAWPAPTLLLPGQRALGVAMIAAGVIANLAPKRHFRRAGTTVNPLRPQRASALVESGLHRHSRNPMYVGHALVLLGWLLWLGHPAAGVALAIYLLYADRVQIPREEAALQTRFGARYTDYCRRVRRWL; encoded by the coding sequence ATGCGCTGGTGCGTGCCGCCGCCGTTGCTGGTGCTGGTGGGTGCCGCGGCGGCCTGGGCCGCGGCCCGCGCGTGGCCCGCGCCGACCTTGCTGCTGCCTGGTCAACGCGCGCTGGGCGTGGCGATGATCGCGGCCGGCGTGATCGCCAACCTGGCACCGAAACGGCATTTCCGCCGCGCCGGCACCACGGTGAACCCGCTGCGGCCGCAGCGCGCCAGCGCGCTGGTGGAGTCCGGGCTGCATCGCCACTCGCGCAACCCGATGTACGTCGGACACGCCCTGGTGCTGCTGGGCTGGCTGCTGTGGCTCGGCCATCCCGCCGCGGGCGTGGCGTTGGCGATCTACCTGCTGTATGCCGATCGCGTGCAGATCCCGCGCGAGGAGGCCGCATTGCAGACGCGCTTCGGCGCCCGCTACACCGACTACTGCCGGCGCGTGCGCCGCTGGCTGTAG
- a CDS encoding methyltransferase domain-containing protein has translation MSNGKLFFEAYSKPLKDQANVKVVEIGSRNFNGSLREVAPQQFEYIGVDFSSGDGVDVVLDSPYSLPFDDASIDMVLSSSCLEHSEMFWLVFLEIMRVLKPGGLCYLNTPSNGDFHRYPVDCWRFYPDSGKALISWAKWNKVDAVLLESYVGNQHLDQWNDCVTVFLKGEQYVERYETRILDTFQDFRNGYKHGVDGFLNYSDSPEDRVKLAVIEKIANGQSKV, from the coding sequence ATGAGCAATGGCAAGCTTTTTTTTGAGGCTTACTCCAAGCCACTCAAGGATCAAGCGAATGTCAAGGTCGTCGAGATAGGCTCCAGGAATTTCAACGGCAGCCTGCGCGAGGTGGCGCCGCAGCAGTTCGAGTACATCGGCGTGGATTTTTCCAGTGGCGACGGCGTCGATGTCGTGTTGGATTCGCCGTATTCGCTTCCGTTCGACGATGCGTCCATCGACATGGTGCTGTCGAGCAGTTGCCTCGAGCATTCGGAAATGTTCTGGCTCGTGTTCCTGGAGATCATGCGGGTGCTGAAGCCCGGCGGGCTGTGCTACCTGAATACGCCGTCCAATGGCGATTTCCACCGCTATCCGGTCGACTGCTGGAGATTCTATCCCGACAGCGGCAAGGCGCTGATCTCCTGGGCCAAGTGGAACAAGGTCGATGCAGTGCTCCTGGAGTCCTATGTCGGCAATCAGCACCTGGACCAATGGAACGATTGCGTGACCGTCTTCCTGAAGGGCGAGCAGTACGTCGAGCGATACGAGACCAGGATTCTGGACACGTTCCAGGATTTCCGGAATGGCTACAAGCACGGCGTCGATGGGTTCCTGAACTACAGCGATTCTCCCGAGGACAGGGTGAAGCTGGCGGTCATCGAAAAGATCGCGAACGGGCAATCCAAGGTGTAG
- a CDS encoding leucyl aminopeptidase gives MALEFTLNHDAPATAAFDCIVVGMFADKRLSPAAQALDAASGGRLTALAGRGDVGGKTGATALLHDLPGVAAPRVLVIGLGESAKFGVPQYLKAVGDAARALKGGPAAKALFTLSELEVKGRDQAWAIRQAVIASDHACYRYTATLGKKKPEAGGLAHLAVLGEDATALAQGQAIAAGVTFARELGNLPPNLCTPAYLAETAAAFAQGVDGAEAEILDETQMQDLGMGSLLAVARGSANRPRLLVLKWHGGGDAKPYVLVGKGITFDTGGVNLKTQGGIEEMKYDMCGGANVIGTFVAAATARLPLNLVVVVPAVENAIDGNAYRPSDVITSMSGKTIEVGNTDAEGRLILCDALTYAERFEPAALIDVATLTGACMVALGHQTAGLMSKHDDLAEELLAAGEHVFDRAWRLPLWDEYQGLLDSSFADVYNIGGRWAGAITAGCFLSRFTENQRWAHLDIAGVASDEGKRGMATGRPVGLLSQWLLDRAAGGAA, from the coding sequence ATGGCCCTGGAATTCACCCTGAACCACGACGCCCCGGCCACCGCGGCGTTCGACTGCATCGTCGTCGGCATGTTCGCCGACAAGCGCCTGTCGCCGGCCGCCCAGGCCCTGGACGCCGCCAGCGGCGGGCGCCTGACGGCCCTGGCGGGCCGCGGCGACGTCGGCGGCAAGACCGGCGCCACCGCCCTGCTGCACGACCTGCCCGGCGTGGCCGCGCCGCGCGTCCTGGTGATCGGCCTGGGCGAGTCCGCCAAGTTCGGCGTGCCGCAGTACCTGAAGGCGGTCGGCGACGCGGCGCGCGCGTTGAAGGGCGGCCCGGCGGCCAAGGCCCTGTTCACGCTCTCCGAACTGGAGGTCAAGGGCCGCGACCAGGCCTGGGCGATCCGCCAGGCGGTGATCGCCAGCGACCATGCCTGCTACCGCTACACCGCCACCCTGGGCAAGAAGAAGCCCGAGGCCGGCGGCCTGGCCCACCTGGCCGTGCTCGGCGAGGACGCCACCGCGCTGGCCCAGGGCCAGGCCATCGCCGCCGGCGTGACCTTCGCCCGCGAGCTCGGCAACCTGCCGCCGAACCTGTGCACCCCCGCCTACCTGGCCGAGACCGCCGCCGCCTTCGCCCAGGGCGTGGACGGCGCCGAGGCCGAGATCCTCGACGAGACGCAGATGCAGGACCTGGGCATGGGCTCGCTGCTGGCGGTGGCGCGCGGCTCGGCCAACCGGCCGCGGCTGCTGGTGCTGAAGTGGCACGGCGGCGGCGACGCCAAGCCCTACGTGCTGGTCGGCAAGGGCATCACCTTCGATACCGGCGGCGTCAACCTGAAGACCCAGGGCGGCATCGAGGAGATGAAGTACGACATGTGCGGCGGCGCCAACGTCATCGGCACCTTCGTCGCCGCGGCCACCGCGCGCCTGCCGCTGAACCTGGTGGTGGTGGTGCCGGCGGTGGAGAACGCGATCGACGGCAACGCCTACCGCCCGTCCGACGTCATCACCAGCATGTCCGGCAAGACCATCGAAGTCGGCAACACCGACGCCGAGGGCCGCCTGATCCTGTGCGACGCGCTGACCTACGCCGAGCGCTTCGAGCCCGCTGCGCTGATCGACGTGGCCACCCTGACCGGCGCCTGCATGGTCGCGCTCGGCCACCAGACCGCCGGCCTGATGAGCAAGCACGACGACCTGGCCGAGGAACTGCTGGCCGCCGGCGAGCACGTGTTCGACCGCGCCTGGCGCCTGCCGCTGTGGGACGAGTACCAGGGCCTGCTGGATTCCAGCTTCGCCGACGTCTACAACATCGGCGGCCGCTGGGCCGGCGCGATCACCGCCGGCTGCTTCCTGTCGCGCTTCACCGAGAACCAGCGCTGGGCGCACCTGGACATCGCCGGCGTGGCCAGCGACGAAGGCAAGCGCGGCATGGCCACCGGCCGCCCGGTGGGGTTGTTGTCACAGTGGTTGCTCGACCGCGCCGCAGGCGGCGCGGCGTGA
- a CDS encoding DsbC family protein — MLRFALCALLGAASLSACAQPAPPTGAAAAAKPAAPAAGAPGEQRVRAALLQLDPNFKPDYMGAAPFPGFREVVVGGQVLYVSDDGRYLFQAQPFDIQEKQFASSEGLLSYRRKLLESAPHAERIVFAPPNPKYTISVFTDIECGYCRKLHSEIAELNKQGIAVEYLAFPRMGLGSQDYKDMVAVWCAADKKKALTDAKASGKVPTAANCKNPVTMQYNLGQRLGVNGTPAIFAPDGTQLGGYLPPAQLRQALDKRAAEATKAGGSR; from the coding sequence ATGCTCCGTTTTGCTCTTTGCGCGCTGCTGGGCGCCGCCTCCCTTTCCGCCTGCGCGCAGCCGGCGCCCCCGACCGGCGCCGCCGCCGCGGCCAAGCCGGCCGCTCCCGCCGCCGGCGCGCCCGGCGAGCAGCGCGTGCGCGCGGCCCTGCTGCAACTGGATCCGAACTTCAAGCCCGACTACATGGGCGCCGCCCCGTTCCCGGGCTTCCGCGAGGTGGTGGTCGGCGGGCAGGTGCTGTACGTGTCCGACGACGGCCGCTATCTGTTCCAGGCGCAGCCGTTCGACATCCAGGAGAAGCAGTTCGCTTCCAGCGAGGGCCTGCTGAGCTACCGCCGCAAGTTGCTGGAATCGGCGCCGCATGCCGAGCGCATCGTGTTCGCGCCGCCCAATCCCAAGTACACCATCAGCGTGTTCACCGACATCGAATGCGGCTATTGCCGCAAGCTGCACAGCGAGATCGCCGAGCTCAACAAGCAGGGCATCGCGGTGGAGTACCTGGCGTTCCCGCGCATGGGCCTGGGCAGCCAGGACTACAAGGACATGGTCGCGGTGTGGTGCGCGGCCGACAAGAAGAAGGCGCTGACCGACGCCAAGGCCAGCGGCAAGGTGCCCACGGCGGCCAACTGCAAGAACCCGGTGACCATGCAGTACAACCTGGGCCAGCGCCTGGGCGTCAACGGCACCCCGGCGATCTTCGCCCCGGACGGCACCCAGCTCGGCGGCTACCTGCCGCCGGCGCAGCTGCGCCAGGCGCTGGACAAGCGCGCGGCGGAAGCGACGAAGGCTGGCGGAAGCCGCTAA